TACTCTACTTTTCCGCTGAGTAGCTTCGCGGTCCGGATGGCCTCAATTCCGGCCAGGTACTTCCTGGTGCAGCGGGCGTTTAATTTCTGCCTGCTGCAGAATGTATTGAACTCCTCCACCGGGATCCGGTATTCTCCGTTTACGGTCTCCCGGCCTTTTGTGATCTCCGTCAAAAACTGCGCCGTATCAATCAGAAACGCCTGCTTTGTAAGCGCCTTCCACTCTGCCATCTCGTCAAGACCTCCAATGTCAAGCCCGGCCTTGCTGAAAATGTCCCAGATTATCGGCATCCGGTCCTCCGGAACTGTTGAAACAATCTTAGCGATCTGTATCGCCGTCTTTAAATCAAGGTTTTCTTTCTCCATAATGTTTCCTTCTGCCCGCCTTACGCGGGACTTTGCTCAAAGTGTTTATAGCTGGCTCCAGCCGCCCCGTCCGCCAAAACTGAACTGACCGGTCTTCCTCATATGTCCGCTCCTTCCGTCATCTCGGCAGAAGGTTCCTCGCTGCTTAACCTTTCCTGCGCTTCCATGCCTGCCATATAGGCAATCACAATCTCCTTTTTTTCCTTTGGAAGCTTGGAGTACAGTTCTGCAAATTTGCGGGTATCATTTAACATCGAACTTTTAAAACCCACTTTTTCCGTTGTCCTGCAAGTCATGTTGAAGTCCCCTTTCTTTTTGTTGAATTTACGACTATTATATGTCCTTAAATATATATTGTCAATGTTTTTTTGTTGATTTAAGAACTTTTTGTTGACATGAGGACTTTATTCATGCTATCCTATTGCATAGGAAGGAGGTCATAACGTGAATGTAAACGAACGCATAAAAAAAGTGCGAAAAACCCTCGAACTTACGCAGCAGGAATTTGGCGAGCGTATAGGAATTAAAAGAAATAGTGTTGCTTTAATTGAAAATGGACGCAATACTTCTGATCAAACTATATTTGCCATCTGCCGTGAGTTTAACGTCCGGGAAGAATGGTTAAGGGAAGGTACCGGGGAAATGTTTAAAGCTGCCCCCAACACCGCGTTGGATGCTCTGGCCGAAGAATACGGTTACTCTCGTCGCGACTATGTTGTCGTTGAAAAATTTTCAAACCTCAGCCGCCGCGAGCGTGATGTGATTTTAGACTTCCTTGCGGATGTCGCCGCAGGATGTGCTGATATCGATAGCCCAGAATTTCCTGCAGAGAATCCCGGTAAAATTGATATAGAAGCCGAAGTTGCAGCCTACCGGCGTAGTCTAGAACTTCAAGAAAAAGCAAGTGGAAAATCATCTGCTTTACCTGGTATAAACGCCGCTACCAGCAAAAGCATTGTTTATCACGAAAATGAAAAGGAGGCCTAACATATGTTAAAAAGAAAAAAACTTATTGCCCTTATAATCGTTACAGCACTTATGTGTGAAAATATGGTTCCTGCATATGCTTCTTTGACCGAAGAAGAAAGCGAAACGGAGGCGGCTATTTTTACGTATGCGAAACCGAAAGATGAAGGATTCTATGATCTGAAGCTCAGTTTAACCAAAAGTAGTGAAGTTCCTTCCGAAGAAACGGAATCAGAATTGAAAGATGAGACAATCCAAGTCGATTATAGAGGAGCAATCAGTGATGATGTTACTGGGAACTGGCGCCTTTCCTTTGTTTCCACAGAAAAGGAAATAGGAGATTACGCCCTAAATTTTGCTGAAGAATTTCTCACCTCAAGTGATGAAATCCACGCTATCATTAATACAACTCGTATGGAAACATATCGAATTAAAGAAGTGCTGTCAAATACGATTAGCATATCGGTGTTTGAATATGTGGACGGTGAAGAGCATAGTGCCAAGACACTCTTTGGTGGAAATCTGCTTAAAGATTATTGGCTTTATACTGACACCGGAGAAATCGAAGATATAATGAATGAAGAATAAAAATCCCTGGGTACTTAATACAAAGGAGCCCCTACTAATGTAGCAAAAAACGAAACCCCGCCCGGTCGTTGGCGCGACCATGTGGGCGGGGCGGCTGGCAATGCTGTAAGGCATTTTCAGCCATGCTATAAAGCACTCCGAGCAAGTGTTATTATAGCATGGCCCGGCCGAAAACACAAGAAGGCAAGGGCTATTTTTATGCCCTTTTTTAAAGGTGGTGCTATAATATGAAAACAGAAAAAAACGGGATTCCTCTATCTGTGGCTGTGAAATCCTTTGAAAATGTAGCTGACCTCTATATCCGGGTATCAACAACCGAACAGGCAGAAGAAGGGTACAGCGTGGAAGCCCAGGAAGCGAAACTCCAGGCATATTGTAAAGCCATGAGCTATACAATAAACCGGGTCTGCATAGATCCTGGTTACTCCGGCACGTCAATGGACCGGCCCGGTCTCCAGGAACTTATAACGGACGTCCGTTCCAATCGTTGTAAAAAAATACTTGTCTGGAAGCTGGACCGGCTTTCCCGCTCTCAGAAGGATACACTTATTCTTTTAGAAGATGTGTTCCTGGCTAATAGTTGTGACTTCATTTCTGTTATGGAAAGCTTCGATACATCCACGCCATTCGGTCGGTGTATTGTTGGAATCCTGGCAGCTTTCGCTCAAATGGAACGAGAAAACATCCGCATCCGGACTACTCTTGGTCGCGTTGAGAAAATTCGTAAAGGATACTTTTCCGGATCCCATGCTCCACTCGGCTATAAATTCAAAGATGGATGCAATGAATTGCTCGTAAATCCTTACACTTCTATTATGGTTCGCGAAGTATTCCGCTTATTTCTGAGCGGCACCGGGCTTAGTGCAATCGGTCGCTATATGCTGGACAAATATGGACCTGGCCAGTACGACTGGGCAAAAAATACGGCAATCCGGCGCATACTATCAAATCCCGTTTATATGGGTAAAGTCCGCTTAAACGGGGAACTGTTTGACGGAATCCATGAAGCAATTATAAGCGAAACTGACTGGTATATGGCTGCTGCTCTTCTTGAACATAACAAAGCCATTGATAAACGCTCCTACCGATATGCTCTGGGAACGCCTGGCCGTGGGGATAATCTGTTGACAGGTCTGTTATTTTGCGGTGATTGCGGAGCCCGCATGTATGCCAGAAAGGTGTCAAAAACGAAGAAAAAATATATATGTCATTCTGTGGCCCGCACCTCTGCAGCTATGATAAAATCGAATCATTGTTCCAACCGATTACATCCGTATACCGTGGAAGAACTGGATGCCGTGATTATTAATGAAATTAAAAAGCTTTCCATTGACCGGTCTTATTTTGATTCGATGGTGGAACGCTGCCGTGATGAAAAGCCATTGGATTTTTCTGCTATACAGGAACGCATAGCAGAAATAGATAAGCAGACCGGAAGGCTGCTAAATATTTATCAGACCGGTCTTGTCTGTCTGGAAGAGATAAGCGCGCGCCTGGGTACTCTTAAAGAAGAAAAAGAAAAGCTCCAGCAGAACCTTCTTTCTTCAGATTCTGCCACAGCTTCCTGTTCTCTGGACGCAACCTGGAAAAGCTTGCAGGGTTTCTCTGCCATCATAGCTTCCGGCGATCTGGAAGCTATGCAACGGCTTATTCATTCCCTTATAGACAAAGTTGTTGTGCTAAATAACGATATTACTATTTACTGGTCGTTCTGCTGATTCTCTTTCAAGGCCAGCTCGCAGACAGTTTCTACGTGAACGCTGCCGGGGAACATATCAACGCAGCAGACCCGGTCAACCTGGTATCCGTATTTTTGAAGCTCTGCAAGATCACGTGCAAGGCTGGTCGGCTTGCAGGAAATGTATATCATTCTTTTTGCCCTAATATGCGCACCTATTTTTTCCAGCGCCTTTGGGTGGATGCCATCGCGCGGCGGGTCGAGCACGATGATATCCGGCTTTTCCTCCACGGAATCAATAACCTTCAGCACATCGCCTGCCAGAAATTCGCAGTTATCCAGTCCGTTCGCCGCCGCATTTTCTTTTGCCGCCGCTACCGCCTCCTCCACGATTTCTACACCGACTACCTTCCGGGCGACCGGGGCAAGAATCTGCGCGATGGTTCCGGTACCGGAATACAGGTCGAAAATTGTTTTGTCTTTCGTCTCTCCTACATAGGAACGCGCCCTGTCGTAGAGCACCTCCGCTCCCAGGGAATTCGTCTGAAAAAAGGAAAACGGCGATATTTTAAAGCGCAGTCCCAGAAGCTCCTCATAAAAGAAGTCTTTGCCGTACAGAATATCCGTCCTGTCACTTTTTATCACATCGGCAAGACTGTCGTTCACGGTGTGAAGAATTCCGGCAATCGTCCCGTCCAGCTGCAGCGCACGGAGGCGTTCCGCAAGCCCCTGCAGGAGCGCCGCCCCTGTCTGTCCGCCATTCTCCTGCGCATTTTCACTTTCGCCGATTCTCGGAACCGTCTCGTCCTCCTGCGCCGCACACCCCTGCGTATTTTCACTTTCGCCGGTTCGCTGAACCGTCTCGTCCTCCTGCGCCGCACACCCCTGCGCATTTTCACTTTCGCCGATTCTCGGAACCGCCTCTTTCTCCTGCGCCGCGTCATCCTCCGCGCCCGGCAGCTCCAGCCGGGAGGTTGTCACCAGATCAATCAGAATTTCCCCGGTTTTTTTGGCTTTGCGCACCAGCAGGTGGCGCAGGTAGCCGGTGTGTCTCAGCTTATGATAAAACGGCGTTTGTGTTTCCCGGAAATAATCCAGCACGCACGCCAGTATCCTGCGAAAATCCTCATCTACAATCCGGCAGCCGGAAACCGTCACAATATCGTAAAAGCTTCCGCGTTTGTGCATACCGAGCGCCAGCGGTCCGCCAAAATACTCATCCCCAAAAGAAAATTCCATTTTATTGCGGTAGCCGGACTGCTCCGGACTGCCAAGGATGCCCTCAAAAACATATTCCGGGCATACCTCATCCAGCAGCTTTTTTACCTGCTGCTCCTTCAGGGCAAGCTGCGCTTCATATGGAAGGTTCTGATACGTACAGCCGCCGCAGTCTGCAAAATGCGGACACGGGGAGGCGATTTCCAGCGGTGATTTTTCCAGGACCTCCAGGATACGCCCCTCTGCCCGTCCCTTACGGATTTTATTGACAGAAAGCCGCACCCGCTGTCCGGCAATCCCGTTTTTTACGATGACCGGCTTTTCTTCTCCCTCAACAATCGTTACACACTTATTCGGAAATAAAACCTCAGCAATTTTTCCTTCCAGAACCTGTCCCTTTTTCATATGCTCTCCTCCAAAAACTCTCCATTAAGATAAAACAGCCGCCGCAATATATGCGGCGGCTCATTCTTGCCGGCAGTTATGTGTAACAGCGCAGACCTGCTGTCCTGTTACCTGCAAAAACCCATTTAAAATCGCTCTGCGATGGGATTATTTTTCTTCTGCAGCCGGTTTTTCTTCTTCATCTACAAAGATTTCTTCTTCCTCTTCTGCCTCTTTTTCCTTTTCCGGCGCCTCTTCTTTTTCTTCCTCTTCAAGCTCATCCTCGAAGTAGTCGTCGAAATCGTCATCGAAGTCATCATCAAAGTCTTCCAGATAATCCGGGGTGAGATACTTGTAAACCGCAACCGCGATACCCGCAACTGCCGCTACCGCACCGATGATTGCCAGAATCCACAATACCGTATTTTTTGCCTTCTCATCCTCTTTTTTCTGGATTGCTGCTAATAAATCTTCGAATTTGTTCATGTCGTGCACATCCTTTCTTAGATTTCATTTCGTATGTTTTTCATAGTATAACACAAAACCTCTGTCTTTACCATACCAAATTTACAATTTCTGCAGCTTTGCAAACGCCGCAAACAGCTTTTTCACCCCGCAGCGTTCAAAATCGACCGTCACCTCGTAGTCCTTGCCGCCGTCCGCGATTGCCTGCACCACGCCGGTGCCGAATTTTATATGCTTCACCGTGTCGCCCACACCGTAATCCAGATGGTCCGCCTTCGTCACCTTAAACGCATTGGCGTCGAACGCCTTGCTGCGGAACGCCCGTTTTGCCTGCATATAGGGCGAATCTGCCGGCGGCTCCGGCTTTTTCCACGCGCTCTTTGTCCCGTTCGTCCCGCCTGCCGTCTCTTCCGCCGCCGTTTTCTTTTTCGTCTCCAGCAGCTCCTGCGGAATCTCCCGCAGGAAGCGCGACATCGCGCTCATGTGCGTCTCGCCGCGCGTCATGCGCATACGGGCGCAGGTCAGCGTAAGATGCTTCATCGCCCGCGTGATTCCCACATAACAGAGCCGCCGCTCCTCCTCCAGGGCGTCGGGGTCCTCATCAAAGCCCACATGGCTTGGGAAAAGTCCCTCCTCCATCCCGGTCAGATACACATTGGGAAATTCCAGTCCCTTGGCGCTGTGCAGCGTCATCAGAACCACCCGGCTCTCATTTTCGTCAAGGCTGTCGATATCCGCAACCAGCGCGACCTCCTCCAGAAAACCGCTAAGGCTCGGTTCCCCGGTACTTTCCTCGTAAGTAACGACCTTCGATATCAATTCATCAATATTTTCGATTCTTGCGCGCGCCTCGTCCGTATCCTCCGCCTCCAGCTCCTTTACGTAGCCAGTCGACTCGATAATCTGTCCGAGCAGCTCATTGACGCCAAGAAATTCCGCCTGGCTGCGCAGCGTCCGTATAAAGGTGACAAAATCCTGCAGCTTTGAAACGCTGCGTCCCAGTCCCGGTATCTCTGCCGCCTGCTCCAGCGCCTGGTAAAAGCTGATTTCATGGTCCATCGCATAGCTCTGCACCTTCGTCAGCGTTGCCGCCCCGATGCCTCTGCGCGGAACATTGATGATGCGGCGCACAGCAAGGTCATCGCGCGCATTGTCCACCGTTTTCAGATAGCAGAGCAAATCCTTGATTTCCTTTCTGGCATAGAAATTTACACCGCCGACAATCTTATACGGGATATTCGCCATCAGAAATTTTTCCTCAAACAGACGCGACTGCGCGTTTGTGCGGTACAGCACGGCAAAATCCCCGTACTGCGCCTCGCCCCGGCGCACCTGTCCGGCAATATTTTCCGCGACGAATTCCGCCTCATCGAACGCGCTCGGAAACTGCTTCGCCTTAATCAGACTGCCCTCTTCATTTTCCGTCCAGAGCGTTTTTTCCTTTCTGCCGACATTGTTCTTAATGACGTTGTTCGCCGCCTCCAGGATGTGCTTTGTTGAGCGGTAATTCTGCTCCAGCCGGATGACCTTCGCGTCGTCAAAAACCGTCTCAAAATCCAGAATATTGCGGATGTTGGCGCCGCGGAACTTATAGATTGACTGGTCATCGTCGCCGACCACGCACAGATTGCGGTACTTTGCCGCCAGGAGGCTGATAAGCCGGAACTGCGCGGTGTTGGTGTCCTGGTACTCATCCACCATGATATAGCGGAAGCGATCCTGATAGTACGCCAGCACGTCCTCGCAGCTCTGGAACAGCTCCACCGTTTTCATCAGCAAATCATCAAAATCCAGCGCGTTATTGCGCTTTAACTGCTCCTGGTACTCCGTATATGCCGCGGCGATCCTGCGCCTGTTAAAGTCCCCGAAATTCTGCTTTTCAAACGCTTCCACGGAAATCAGCTCATTTTTCGCGGAGGAAATGGCGGCAAGAATCGTGCGTTCCTTCAACATCTTTGTATCGATATTCAGCTTTTTGCAGATATCCTTCATCAGCGATTTCTGATCATCTGTATCGTAAATCGTAAAATTATTTTCATAGCCGAGACGGTCAATAAAACGCCGCAGGATGCGCACACACAGAGAATGGAAGGTGGATACCCACACGCTTCCCGCCTCCGGTCCCGCAAGGTTATCCACGCGCTCACGCATCTCGCCCGCCGCTTTGTTGGTGAAGGTAATCGCCAGAATATTCCACGGCTTTACCCCCTTTTCTTCTATTAAATATGCCACGCGGTGCGTCAGGACCCTCGTTTTTCCGGAACCTGCGCCTGCCAGTATCAAAAGCGGACCTTCGGTGTGAAGGACCGCCTCCCGCTGCATCTCATTTAAATTGTCGTATGTACTCATTTTTCCTCCGAAAATTTATTTTATACTTGTCATGTAGTTTTAAAAACTGTATAATGTAGTCCATAAGGAGGGACACGTGAATTATGACAATTAATCCAGACGATATACTCCAGAGCATTCTGGAGAGCCTTTCCCATATGGACTACATCAAGCCGGATGATATTCCCAACATTGACTTATACATGGACCAGGTGACGACCTTTATGGACGCGCAGCTTTCCACTGCAAAACGCTACCCGGAAGATAAAGTACTCACCAAAACCATGATCAACAATTATGCCAAAAACCGCCTGCTGCCTGCCCCGGACAAGAAGAAATACTCCAAGGAGCATGTTCTGATTCTGATTTTTATTTATTATTTTAAAGGCTTTCTCTCAATCACCGATATCCAGGCGCTGCTCGGTCCGCTGGCGAAAAAATATTTTAAAAACCAGGAGGGCTTAAATATCGAAGCCCTTTACCGCGAAGTGTTCAGCATGGAGAAGGAGCAGATTGAGCTGCTGAAGGATGAGCTGCTGGCAGATTACCAGACAGCGCAGCAAACCTTCGCAGATGCTCCCGAAGAGGAACAGGAGAATCTGCGTCTTTTCTCCTTCCTGTGTCTGCTGAGTTTTGATGTCTATGTAAAAAAACAGATTATCGAAAAAATTATTGATTCTTTTCCATCCGTTTAAATACCATCTGGTATCCGTCACTTCCATAATTCAGAGAGCGGTTGACACGGCTGATCGTAGCCGTGGAAGCCCCTGTCTGTTCCGCAATCTCCAGATAGGTCTTATTCTGCGTCAGCATCCGCGCCACCTCAAAGCGCTGCGAGAGCGACAGCAGTTCATTGACCGTGCACACGTCCTGAAAAAACAGATAGCATTCTTCTTTATTCTTTAACTGTAAAACTGCCTCAAACAGATGGTCTACCGCTTCCGTCCTGATTGTTTTGCTCATCTTTTTTCCTCCATTGAAATTGTGTCGCGTTTTCCGTAATTAATATGCTGCATCAGAGCCTCCACACTGCGGTTTGCCACCAGCTCCTCCGGAAAATCCAGCTCCTCCAGCAGCCTCACCGCCCGCTCGTGCCGTCCGATATCGGAAGCCACATGCGCATCGCTTCCCAGAATCACCGGAACCTGCTGCTCCTTGCACAGCTTCAGCATCAGCCGGTCGTTCGGCGCCGTATTCTGGCGAAGCCCCGCCGGATTCAGAGAGCTGTTGTTGATTTCCAGAAGCACGCCCGTCTCCTTCGCCGCCGCCACCAGACGCTCATAATCGATTTCGTAGCGGCCGTCGTCGGGATGTCCGATAATATTAATGTAGGGATTTTTCATGGCTGCAATATAAGCGCCGGTGTTTTCCTCCCTTGTTCCGGGCGTGATGCACGGCGTATGCAGGCTTGCAATCACCACATCCAGCTCCCGCAGGATCTGCTGCGGCAAATCCACGCTTCCGCTGTAATCCATAATATTCAGCTCCGCCCCCTGCAGCACTGTTATCCCCTCCAGCATGCGCGGCACCGACTTCAGATTGGAGAAATAAAATTCGTGGCTGCTCCCCGGCATTTCGGGCGCATGGTCCGTGATGCCAAGAAGCGCAAGCCCCTTTTCCTTCGCGCTGCGCGCCATTTCCCAGATGGTATTGTAAGCATGTCCGCTCGCAAGCGTATGTGTATGTACGTCTAAAACGTCCCGCATCTTTTCACTTCTTTCTTAAATTCGTTCCCGGTGACGCCGCATGGCGCCGGTATCCAGAGCTGCCAGTTTCACGCTTCACCTTGTCAGTGTGAACATTATACCACGAATCCGCCCCGGTCCGCAACATGCAAAATAAACAGTTTCGCCATGCATATCACAGTGGCTTTTTTTGCAGAAATATGATATGATGAGCCAGGAAGCAGACAGACACAGGAACAAAAAAAGATTAAGAATACTTTATTAGAAAGGATGGAATACTGACAATGGGAAAACTGACAAAAAATAATAACACTTATGTTCACAAAAACAGCGGCGTATGCTCCTCCGCGGTGGAATTTGAGGTGGAGGACAACCATCTGAAAAACGTACATTTTATCGGCGGCTGCAATGGAAATACGACCGGTATCGGCAGGCTTGTGGAGGGCATGGAAATCCATGATGTCATCCGCCGTCTGGAAGGTGTCCGCTGCGGAATGCGTCCTACATCATGTCCCGACCAGCTTGCCACTGCTTTGAAGGCATATCTGGCGGAGTAAAACGGAACAGGCCGCTGCTGTCCCCGCCATTTCCGGATGGCGCTGCCAATAACTGACATATTTCCGTTGCTTTTTTAAATCCGCTATATTATAATTATCACAGCAGTGATATCTGCTGGCACGCAAAATCTACACTACAAAATAAAATGGAGGATTTGTTATGAAAATCACGAACGACATCCGTTATGTTGGCGTAAACGACCACAAAGTCGATTTATTCGAGGGTCAGTACGTCGTACCAAATGGCATGGCATATAATTCCTATGTTATTCTGGATGAAAAGGTTGCCGTTATGGACACCGTAGATATTCATTTTACTCACGAATGGCTGGATAACATTTCCGCTGTTCTGAATGGCAGACAGCCGGATTACCTGGTCGTCCAGCATATGGAGCCGGACCACTCCGCAAATATTGCCAATTTTCTGAAGGTATACCCGGACACGACCGTGGTAGCAAATGTAAAAACCTTTGCCATGATGGACCAGTTCTTTAACCTGGACGAGTCTGTTAAGAGACTGACTGTGGAAAACGGCGGCACACTTTCGCTCGGTAAACATCTGCTTACCTTCGTATTCGCGCCGATGGTTCACTGGCCGGAGGTTATGGTAACCTACGACAGCACGGATAAGGTTCTGTTTTCCGCAGACGGCTTCGGAAAATTCGGTGCAAACGATGTGGAGGAGCCGTGGGATGACGAGGCGCGCCGTTATTATATCGGTATCGTCGGCAAATACGGCGCACAGGTGCAGAACCTGCTGAAGGTTGCAGCAACGCTGGATATCCAGATTATCTGCCCGCTGCACGGACCGGTTCTGACGGAAGACCTCGGACATTACATCGGTCTGTATGACACCTGGTCCTCTTATAAGGTGGAGAGCGAGGGAATCGTCATCGCTTACACCTCCGTTTACGGCAATACGAAGCAGGCGGTGGAGCATCTTGCTGCAAAAATGGCGGACGAGGGCTGCCCGAAGGTTATCGTACACGACCTTGCGCGCACGGATATGGCGAAGGCTGTGGAGGACGCTTTCCGCTACGGCAAGCTGGTACTTGCCACCACTACTTATAATGCGGAAATTTTCCCGTTCATGCGCGAATTTATCAATCATCTGACAGAGCGCAACTTCCAGAACCGCACGGTTGCCTTCATCCAGAACGGAACCTGGGCGCCGCTTGCCACCAAGGTAATGAAGGGTATGCTGGAAAAATGCAAAAAGCTGACATATGCAGAAACCGAGGTTACTATCAAGTCCTCCGTAAAGGCGGAAACAAAGGAAGCGCTGGATGCGCTGGCGGCGGAGCTCTGCAAGGATTACATTGCGCAGTCTCCGGATAAGGCGAACAAAAACGATATGACCGCGCTCTTCAAAATCGGCTACGGTCTCTACGTTGTCACCAGCAACGACGGCAAAAAGGACAACGGTCTGATTGTAAATACGGTAACTCAGCTTACCGATACACCGAACCGCGTGGCTGTCAATATCAATAAGCAGAATTATTCGCATCATGTTATCAAGCAGACCGGCAAGATGAATGTAAACTGCCTGTCTGTGGAAGCGCCGTTTGAAATCTTCCAGCGTTTTGGTTTCCAGAGCGGAAGAACCGCCGACAAATTTGATGGCTTCACCCCGCTCTACTCCGACAACGGACTGGCTTTCCTTCCGCGTTATATCAATGCGTTTATGTCGCTTGAAGTGGAATCCTACGTAGACCTTGACACGCATGGCATGTTCATCTGCCGCGTTACCGAGGCGCGCGTGATGTCCGACAAGGAAACGATGTCCTACACCTACTACCAGAAAAATGTAAAGCCGAAGCCCCAGACAGAGGGTAAGAAGGGCTTTGTGTGCAAGGTGTGCGGCTATATCTATGAGGGCGATACTCTTCCGGATGATTTCATCTGCCCGCTCTGCAAGCACGGCGTTGCCGACTTCGAGCCGATTGAATAATCCTGTTTTTAAGAGAATTTCTGCAGGACTGTTGCTTTTGCGGCAGTCCTGTTTTTTTGCGCAAAGCATCTGCCG
This is a stretch of genomic DNA from Marvinbryantia formatexigens DSM 14469. It encodes these proteins:
- a CDS encoding TIGR03905 family TSCPD domain-containing protein, with the translated sequence MGKLTKNNNTYVHKNSGVCSSAVEFEVEDNHLKNVHFIGGCNGNTTGIGRLVEGMEIHDVIRRLEGVRCGMRPTSCPDQLATALKAYLAE
- a CDS encoding DUF1836 domain-containing protein, with the translated sequence MTINPDDILQSILESLSHMDYIKPDDIPNIDLYMDQVTTFMDAQLSTAKRYPEDKVLTKTMINNYAKNRLLPAPDKKKYSKEHVLILIFIYYFKGFLSITDIQALLGPLAKKYFKNQEGLNIEALYREVFSMEKEQIELLKDELLADYQTAQQTFADAPEEEQENLRLFSFLCLLSFDVYVKKQIIEKIIDSFPSV
- a CDS encoding YerC/YecD family TrpR-related protein, whose translation is MSKTIRTEAVDHLFEAVLQLKNKEECYLFFQDVCTVNELLSLSQRFEVARMLTQNKTYLEIAEQTGASTATISRVNRSLNYGSDGYQMVFKRMEKNQ
- the pcrA gene encoding DNA helicase PcrA, whose amino-acid sequence is MSTYDNLNEMQREAVLHTEGPLLILAGAGSGKTRVLTHRVAYLIEEKGVKPWNILAITFTNKAAGEMRERVDNLAGPEAGSVWVSTFHSLCVRILRRFIDRLGYENNFTIYDTDDQKSLMKDICKKLNIDTKMLKERTILAAISSAKNELISVEAFEKQNFGDFNRRRIAAAYTEYQEQLKRNNALDFDDLLMKTVELFQSCEDVLAYYQDRFRYIMVDEYQDTNTAQFRLISLLAAKYRNLCVVGDDDQSIYKFRGANIRNILDFETVFDDAKVIRLEQNYRSTKHILEAANNVIKNNVGRKEKTLWTENEEGSLIKAKQFPSAFDEAEFVAENIAGQVRRGEAQYGDFAVLYRTNAQSRLFEEKFLMANIPYKIVGGVNFYARKEIKDLLCYLKTVDNARDDLAVRRIINVPRRGIGAATLTKVQSYAMDHEISFYQALEQAAEIPGLGRSVSKLQDFVTFIRTLRSQAEFLGVNELLGQIIESTGYVKELEAEDTDEARARIENIDELISKVVTYEESTGEPSLSGFLEEVALVADIDSLDENESRVVLMTLHSAKGLEFPNVYLTGMEEGLFPSHVGFDEDPDALEEERRLCYVGITRAMKHLTLTCARMRMTRGETHMSAMSRFLREIPQELLETKKKTAAEETAGGTNGTKSAWKKPEPPADSPYMQAKRAFRSKAFDANAFKVTKADHLDYGVGDTVKHIKFGTGVVQAIADGGKDYEVTVDFERCGVKKLFAAFAKLQKL
- a CDS encoding phosphatase, which produces MRDVLDVHTHTLASGHAYNTIWEMARSAKEKGLALLGITDHAPEMPGSSHEFYFSNLKSVPRMLEGITVLQGAELNIMDYSGSVDLPQQILRELDVVIASLHTPCITPGTREENTGAYIAAMKNPYINIIGHPDDGRYEIDYERLVAAAKETGVLLEINNSSLNPAGLRQNTAPNDRLMLKLCKEQQVPVILGSDAHVASDIGRHERAVRLLEELDFPEELVANRSVEALMQHINYGKRDTISMEEKR
- the rlmD gene encoding 23S rRNA (uracil(1939)-C(5))-methyltransferase RlmD; translation: MKKGQVLEGKIAEVLFPNKCVTIVEGEEKPVIVKNGIAGQRVRLSVNKIRKGRAEGRILEVLEKSPLEIASPCPHFADCGGCTYQNLPYEAQLALKEQQVKKLLDEVCPEYVFEGILGSPEQSGYRNKMEFSFGDEYFGGPLALGMHKRGSFYDIVTVSGCRIVDEDFRRILACVLDYFRETQTPFYHKLRHTGYLRHLLVRKAKKTGEILIDLVTTSRLELPGAEDDAAQEKEAVPRIGESENAQGCAAQEDETVQRTGESENTQGCAAQEDETVPRIGESENAQENGGQTGAALLQGLAERLRALQLDGTIAGILHTVNDSLADVIKSDRTDILYGKDFFYEELLGLRFKISPFSFFQTNSLGAEVLYDRARSYVGETKDKTIFDLYSGTGTIAQILAPVARKVVGVEIVEEAVAAAKENAAANGLDNCEFLAGDVLKVIDSVEEKPDIIVLDPPRDGIHPKALEKIGAHIRAKRMIYISCKPTSLARDLAELQKYGYQVDRVCCVDMFPGSVHVETVCELALKENQQNDQ
- a CDS encoding recombinase family protein, translating into MKTEKNGIPLSVAVKSFENVADLYIRVSTTEQAEEGYSVEAQEAKLQAYCKAMSYTINRVCIDPGYSGTSMDRPGLQELITDVRSNRCKKILVWKLDRLSRSQKDTLILLEDVFLANSCDFISVMESFDTSTPFGRCIVGILAAFAQMERENIRIRTTLGRVEKIRKGYFSGSHAPLGYKFKDGCNELLVNPYTSIMVREVFRLFLSGTGLSAIGRYMLDKYGPGQYDWAKNTAIRRILSNPVYMGKVRLNGELFDGIHEAIISETDWYMAAALLEHNKAIDKRSYRYALGTPGRGDNLLTGLLFCGDCGARMYARKVSKTKKKYICHSVARTSAAMIKSNHCSNRLHPYTVEELDAVIINEIKKLSIDRSYFDSMVERCRDEKPLDFSAIQERIAEIDKQTGRLLNIYQTGLVCLEEISARLGTLKEEKEKLQQNLLSSDSATASCSLDATWKSLQGFSAIIASGDLEAMQRLIHSLIDKVVVLNNDITIYWSFC
- a CDS encoding flavin reductase — protein: MKITNDIRYVGVNDHKVDLFEGQYVVPNGMAYNSYVILDEKVAVMDTVDIHFTHEWLDNISAVLNGRQPDYLVVQHMEPDHSANIANFLKVYPDTTVVANVKTFAMMDQFFNLDESVKRLTVENGGTLSLGKHLLTFVFAPMVHWPEVMVTYDSTDKVLFSADGFGKFGANDVEEPWDDEARRYYIGIVGKYGAQVQNLLKVAATLDIQIICPLHGPVLTEDLGHYIGLYDTWSSYKVESEGIVIAYTSVYGNTKQAVEHLAAKMADEGCPKVIVHDLARTDMAKAVEDAFRYGKLVLATTTYNAEIFPFMREFINHLTERNFQNRTVAFIQNGTWAPLATKVMKGMLEKCKKLTYAETEVTIKSSVKAETKEALDALAAELCKDYIAQSPDKANKNDMTALFKIGYGLYVVTSNDGKKDNGLIVNTVTQLTDTPNRVAVNINKQNYSHHVIKQTGKMNVNCLSVEAPFEIFQRFGFQSGRTADKFDGFTPLYSDNGLAFLPRYINAFMSLEVESYVDLDTHGMFICRVTEARVMSDKETMSYTYYQKNVKPKPQTEGKKGFVCKVCGYIYEGDTLPDDFICPLCKHGVADFEPIE
- a CDS encoding helix-turn-helix transcriptional regulator, translated to MNVNERIKKVRKTLELTQQEFGERIGIKRNSVALIENGRNTSDQTIFAICREFNVREEWLREGTGEMFKAAPNTALDALAEEYGYSRRDYVVVEKFSNLSRRERDVILDFLADVAAGCADIDSPEFPAENPGKIDIEAEVAAYRRSLELQEKASGKSSALPGINAATSKSIVYHENEKEA